A genomic stretch from Lathyrus oleraceus cultivar Zhongwan6 chromosome 2, CAAS_Psat_ZW6_1.0, whole genome shotgun sequence includes:
- the LOC127123305 gene encoding secreted RxLR effector protein 161-like: MDDVNPVGTPMECDSELSKHENGEIVDPTLYKSLVGCLRYLTSTRPDILYAVRVVRSYMEAPTTTHFKAEKRILRYIKDTINFGLHYYSYNNYEIIGYSDSDWNVDLDDRNNTTSFVFFMGDPAFTWMSKKQPIVTLSTCEAEYVAAISCVSCNLAKEFVERVKNATRKSCGNMC, translated from the coding sequence ATGGATGATGTCAATCCAGTTGGCACCCCGATGGAATGTGACAGCGAGTTGAGTAAGCATGAAAATGGAGAGATTGTGGATCCAACTCTTTACAAAAGTTTGGTTGGATGTTTGCGTTACTTGACAAGTACAAGGCCGGATATCCTCTATGCTGTAAGAGTCGTAAGAAGTTACATGGAAGCTCCAACAACAACTCACTTCAAGGCGGAAAAAAGAATCCTTCGATACATCAAAGATACAATAAACTTTGGCTTGCACTATTACTCTTATAACAATTATGAGATTATTGGCTATAGTGATAGCGATTGGAATGTAGACTTGGATGATAGAAACAACACTACTAGTTTTGTGTTCTTTATGGGAGATCCTGCTTTCACTTGGATGTCAAAGAAGCAACCTATCGTCACActgtcaacttgtgaagctgagTATGTCGCCGCCATATCATGTGTGTCATGCAATTTGGCTAAGGAGTTTGTTGAAAGAGTTAAAAATGCCACAAGAAAATCCTGTGGAAATATGTGTTGA